A single window of Montipora capricornis isolate CH-2021 chromosome 14, ASM3666992v2, whole genome shotgun sequence DNA harbors:
- the LOC138031946 gene encoding uncharacterized protein, whose protein sequence is MKVVNTVNVSVKDDLASRIKIERFSGYNRLLRVTARILKLYPRQPKATFKNATQEITSKHVETTEVFWIKEAQRNMKNDIKHATYRCLCPRLRDDGIYVISGRAEKWLEIGYNKEDIILLPYQHRFARLYREYIHAKGHHGVLTTANKIRARFWITKLLKMIQSVKLNCVTCKKLDKKLSGQVMGNPPKERLKPATPWYSTSINLFGTFMIRDAVKKRTTSKAYGVIFNCIGTRAAYLDLAPEYNTESFLMVLRRFVSLRGYPSKIYSDNGAQLVAASQELKNVTKSWDWEKLKSFGVMEGFEWNFTPADAPWQNGTSESLIRSVKRSLKAANGESMLTFSELQTVLVEVANLINERPLGRHPRSPEDGFYLCPNDLVFLGRSTTRVPPSGLFKESTNPRLRFEFIQNIVNSFWKRWTTNYFPDLIVRQKWHSDTAHRNLRTGDLVLIQDSNLVRGQWRLGTVSNTYPGSGGKVRKVEVQCKNPKQGEPVTKYQGRGYVTIERPVHRLVLLIPKDDISDF, encoded by the coding sequence ATGAAAGTAGTCAACACAGTGAATGTAAGTGTTAAAGACGACTTGGCGTCTAGAATCAAGATTGAACGATTCTCAGGTTATAACCGTCTACTGAGAGTGACAGCAAGGATCTTAAAGCTTTATCCCAGACAACCCAAGGCAACCTTTAAGAACGCAACACAGGAAATAACAAGTAAACATGTAGAGACAACGGAGGTATTCTGGATCAAAGAGGCACAACGAAATATGAAGAACGATATAAAGCATGCTACGTACAGATGTTTGTGTCCTCGATTACGAGATGATGGCATATATGTGATAAGTGGCCGTGCTGAAAAATGGCTAGAAATCGGCTACAACAAGGAAGATATCATACTCCTACCATATCAGCATCGATTTGCTCGACTTTACCGCGAGTACATTCATGCTAAGGGGCATCACGGAGTTCTTACAACTGCAAACAAGATCCGTGCAAGGTTCTGGATAACCAAATTACTTAAAATGATCCAATCTGTAAAGCTCAACTGTGTGACATGTAAGAAACTTGACAAGAAACTATCCGGACAAGTAATGGGAAACCCTCCTAAAGAACGACTCAAGCCGGCAACTCCATGGTATTCCACATCAATTAACTTATTTGGAACCTTTATGATCCGTGACGCAGTTAAGAAGCGTACTACGTCAAAAGCGTATGGGGTGATCTTTAATTGCATTGGAACCAGAGCTGCATATTTGGACCTTGCGCCAGAATACAACACAGAAAGTTTTCTTATGGTGTTGCGCAGATTTGTCTCACTTAGAGGATATCCATCAAAGATCTATTCCGACAACGGCGCGCAACTTGTCGCAGCGAGTCAGGAACTTAAGAATGTTACGAAATCTTGGGATTGGGAGAAGCTTAAAAGTTTCGGAGTTATGGAAGGTTTTGAATGGAACTTCACGCCAGCCGATGCACCATGGCAAAATGGAACATCAGAATCTCTCATCAGATCAGTCAAAAGATCACTCAAGGCTGCCAATGGAGAAAGCATGCTAACGTTTTCAGAACTTCAAACGGTACTCGTTGAAGTTGCTAACCTAATTAATGAAAGACCTTTAGGCCGTCATCCAAGGTCACCCGAAGACGGTTTCTATTTGTGCCCAAACGACCTAGTTTTTTTAGGCCGTTCCACAACACGAGTACCACCAAGTGGCCTATTTAAAGAGTCAACAAATCCAAGACTCCGTTTTGAATTCATtcaaaacatagttaatagCTTCTGGAAAAGATGGACCACAAACTACTTCCCAGACCTGATCGTGCGTCAGAAGTGGCATAGTGATACAGCACATCGCAACCTTAGAACTGGAGACCTTGTTTTAATACAAGATTCTAACTTGGTTAGAGGTCAGTGGCGACTCGGGACAGTTTCAAATACCTACCCGGGTTCTGGTGGCAAGGTGCGCAAAGTTGAAGTGCAGTGCAAAAATCCTAAGCAAGGTGAACCTGTAACTAAATATCAAGGAAGAGGATACGTCACGATCGAACGCCCTGTACACCGTTTAGTGTTACTTATACCAAAAGATGACATTTCGGACTTCTGA